The sequence below is a genomic window from Paenibacillus silvisoli.
GATAAGCTGCGCGCCTATGCCAACGGCTGGTACCGCGGACCGAACACGCCGGAGAACTTCTTCGAGAAGGCGAAAATCGTCGTGGACAAAGGCTATACCGCGCTGAAGTTCGACCCGTTCGGCGCTGCATGGCGGACGGTCAGCCGGCAGGATTTCGCGGCCGCGATCGAGAACATCGCGGCGGTGCGGGAAGCGGTCGGCCCGGATGTCGACATTCTCATCGAGGGGCATAACCGGTTCAGCGTGAGCACGGCGCTGCAGTTTGCCGACGCGATGCTGAAATACGAGCCGACATGGTTCGAGGCGCCGGTTCCGCCGCATCTGATTACGTCGATGGTCGAGGTGGCGCGGCGCAGTCCGGTGCCGGTCGCATGCGGCGAAGACTACTACTCGCGGGAACAATTCGCCGAGCTGCTCCGCCATGACGCGGTGCATATTATCCAGCTCGAGCCGCAGTTCCTCGGCATTTCCGCTTCGAAGCAGATTTGCGGCATGGTGCATGCCCATAACGGCGTGACGGCGCCGCACAGCGCGCAAGGGCCGGTCTGCTCGGTGGTGTGCAGCCATTTGAACATGGCGACGCCGAACTTCTATTTGCATGAAATTTTCGACGAGTTTAACGAGCCTTGGGAGGAGCATGTGCTGCAGCCTGCGCTGAAGGTGCAGAACGGCTACCTGCTGCCGCCGGAAGGACCGGGTCTGGGCGTCGAGCTAAACTTGGCGGAGATCGACAAGCATCCCTATCAGGTAGGCAACTGGCTGCCGCTCTTCAAGCAAGGCTGGGAGAAACGCGAAACGGTTAAGTAAGCTGATTGAAGCCGACAGGGGCGTCCGAAAAACGGGCGCCCCTATATTCGCAGGAGAGGCGGCCTGGAGTCATGAGCAGCTGGAACGGGAAAGTGGTTATCGTAACGGGCGGAGGCAGCGGCATCGGCCGCGCCGTCTGTCACCGGTTCGCGCGGGAAGGCGCCGCGGTTATCGCCGTTGACCGGCATGCCGAAAGCGGCGAGGCGGTGGCGGCGGAAATCGCCGAAGCGGGGTCCATGGCGGCGGCCATGCAGGCGGACGTTTCATCCGAAGCGGACGTAAAGCGGGTCGTGGCAAGCACGCTGGAGGTGTATGGACGAATCGACGTCCTGGTGAACAATGCCGCGGTATGCCCGCAAATGCGCATTACGGATATGAGCTTGCAGGGGTGGAACGAGGTCATCGCGAATAATTTGACATCGGTCTTTTTATTTTGCCGCGAGGTGCTTCCCGTCATGGCGCAAAACGGCGGAGGCGCCGTCGTCAACGTCAGCTCCGTGCACGCGCTTGCGACGCTTGACGGCTACTCCGCGTACGCGGCTTCCAAAGGCGGCATCGTGTCGCTGACGAGAGCCGTCGCGCTTGATTACGCGAAGCAGAAGATCCGGGTAAACGCGGTGCTGCCCGGCGCGGTACATACGCCGATGCTGGAGCGCAGCATCAAGAGCCTGGATACGCCGCGCGAGGAGATTATGAAGCAGTGGAACGAGGCGCAGCCGATAGGCCGGGTCGGCGAGGCGGACGAAATCGCGTCCGTCGTCCTGTTCGCGGCAAGTCCGGACAATTCGTTCATGACCGGCGCGGTGCTCGTGGCTGACGGCGGAATGACAATCGATCTGTAAAGGGGATAACGGGAGATGCAGCAATCACAAGCACAATCGTCGCGGGAGCAGCAGCATTCGCGCAAGGCGGAGCTGGTTCTGGACGCGAAGGCAACGTTAGGCGAAGGGCCGCATTGGCATGCGGAACAAAAGAAGCTTTATTGGGTCGATATTATCGGCGGCTCGTTTCACCGGTTCGATCCGGCAGCGGGAACGAACGAGACGTTCCGCGTCGGCAAATCGGTCGGCGCCGTCGTTTGCGACGCCGCGGACGGCGAAGCCGTCATTCTGGCGACGCGCGACGGCTTCGAGCGGTATCACTGCGTAACGGGGGAGCTTACGCCGATCGCCGATCCGGAGGCGCATCTGCAGGACAACCGGTTCAATGACGGCAAGTGCGACTCCGCCGGACGCTTCTGGGCGGGGACGATGCAGGATGTCGAGGAGGTCGTGACCGGTTCGTTCTACGTGCTGGATAACGACTTGAGCTGCCGCAAAGTGCACGGTGACGTCGGCGTTTCGAACGGCCTCGCATGGAGCTTGGACGAAACGGTTCTCTACTATATCGACTCCATGAAGCAGACGGTGACAGCGTTCGACTATGATCGCGAGGCGGGCACGATCGGCAATCCGCGGCTTGCCATTGATTTTCAGCCGGAGGAAGGATTGCCGGACGGCATGACGATCGACAGCGAAGGCATGCTCTGGATCGCGCATTGGGACGGCTGGCAGGTGTCGAGATGGAATCCGGAAACGGGAGAAAAGCTGGACTCCATCTACGTTCCGGTTGCCAAAGCAAGCTCCTGCATCTTCGGCGGCGAGGCGCTGGACACGCTGTACATTACGACGGCGAGCGTCGGGTTGACCGAAGAAACGCGCGGCGCGGAGCCGCATGCCGGCAGCCTCTTCGCATGCAAACCGGGCGTCACGGGCACGCCGACGCATCTGTTCCGAAGCGACAAAAGTTTTACTTAATCTTTAGCGTTTTCGCCAACGGCGAATCTATCATTTTTATACGAAAGAGGTATAGTAAAGATAGAGACGGGCCGCGCTGAGACGGCAAGGCAAACCGGTCTCGCATCCGTTTTGCAAACGAGGAGATGGCGATTATGAACCGACATGCAATGGGCATCGCGCTGACCGTCATTGGGTTGGCGGCTTGTATTTCAACAGCATCGGCAGTCGATAATAAGGGCTACTCGCCCGTTACCCAAACTCCTGACACGATTACGGCATACATCAGTGGGATGAACGAACAAGGCGGCAAGCTGCTGCTGCTGGCGGACCCGATCGCGTGGTACGAGGGCGAAGCGGCGGATGCGGTATTCGTGAAGGAAGAGCCGGAAGCCGGCTTGGACTACGCGCCGGACGGGTACTATATCGTGAACGACGATGAGACGGCGGAAGCGCTGGAGGTTGACCCGAAAGCAGCAGTCATCATGCAGATTTACGATCGCGGAGGAAGCCTCGTGAACGCGGGGGCGGAGTGGAACCAAGCTATTTCGTTAGGGAAGTTCGAGTCGATCTATCATTCGGACGGCCTGATCGACGTCAGCCAATATCCGTATCACCTCACGCTGAAGAACGGGAAGGTCGTTCGGATCGTGCAGCAATTCATTCCGTAAACCGATCAAAGCCGCTATCCAGCACGAGATGGATAGCGGCTTATTTTTACATGCTGGAGGTCAAGGCGCGAATTCCTTCGGATTAGGTCCGTACCGGTTCATACCGGGATCGCCTTCGAGACACATAAAGACCAGAAACACGATAAAGCCGATGATTGGGATGAAATTGATCAGAAACCACCAGCCGCTCCGGCCGGTGTCGTGCAGCCTGCGCACCGAAACGGCGATGCTCGGCAGCAGAACGGCCAGCGAGTAGATCGAGGAGAGCCAGCTCATGCCGAGTAAGCGAGCGAGCAGGGACAGCACGAACGAAATGAGGATGTTGAAGAGCACGAACATCCAATACTCCTTGCGCCTTGCTCTTCCATCGAAGCCGACATAGTTGTTCAGCACCTTCAAGTACCAATCCATAGCCGAATGCCCACCTCTCCCTGCGGAATAATAGAGGCTATTAAGGAGCGGGAAGGATTAGAAGCGGTTGCGTTAAATTCTATAGCAAGAGGTCGATGTACAAACGCGGAGGAGGATCGGCGTGGAGAAGAGCGCGATGAAGATATTGTTTTATGGGTGGGGAATGGACCAGAGCTTGGCCTCATTCGAAACGGTTTGCCGTCATTATGCAGAGACGCGGGAGCTGGCGGAGATGGAGATCAGCTATGTAAACATTCTCGATTTGGACGAAAATATGGATTATCGTCGCGAGATCGGCAACGAATGCGATCTGATCGCAATGGTGCCCTCCGACTTTGATTATTTTTGCAGGCACGGGTATTTGGCTGACTTGACGCCTTTCATCGGGGAGTCCTTTAACCGACTGTTCATCGACGGACTTGAAGAGCTGGTCACGTATGACGGGAAGCACATGGCCATTCCGACGTTTACGGGCGTGATGGGCATCATATACAACAAAGACTGGTTTCGTAAGGCGGGCATTCCTTTCCCTGCCCCGGGATGGAGCTGGGACGATTTCATGGAAGCGGCTCTGCGGTTTCGTTCGCTCTGCAAGGAACCGGAGCAATATCCCGTTCAGATTGCGTTCACGCTCGATATATTGGAAAGCGTCGTTCTTTCGAAGGGCGGAAGGTACGTTTCCGCTGATGGAAAGTCGGTCTCAGGCTATATGGATAGCCCGGAGACGGCCGCAGCCATTGATTGGGTCCATCGGCTGATTTCGGAGGAGCTGTTGTCGCCCTATTCGCAGTCAGTGCTTCGCGAGTCCTTCGAGCAAGGGAATATCGGCATGATGGTGACGTGGCTGTATGACATTCCGCAGCATCAACTTGACCAAGCTGGGGTTATAGGCATGCCTGTCATTCGCGGAGGCAACCCTGCAGCGCTCCCTCTGCCGAAAATGATCGGAGTGTCCAGCGCCAGCCAAGATCCGGAACGCGCCTATCGCCTGTTAGAGTACCTTACTTGCACGGAAAATGAATTTACCGGTCAACAAATTGATGGTCAAGTCTATTCCCTCAAACATGCAGCTGCCCCTTCGGAGAATCCGGTCAAGGCGTTCATACGAGAAGAGTTGAGGTACGCGAAAGCCGGAACCTACTTGAAAATCGCGGACTGGTACGGCGGCCTTTACGATCGGGAGCTGGAACGCATATTGGAAGGAAAGCCAGCCCGGGAGGCGCTGCAAGCTCTTGCGGCAACCGTTGCATTGCGCTATATCATCCAATAACGGCCTAACGGACAGTTTTCCCCGTTAGCCGCACTGGAAGAGTTTTGTACGATTTTTCATATACGTCGCATTGTACAACCGTTTCTTTGAGCGTATTTGAACGGTTATTCAACCATTTCGTCCAGTAGAACTGTCTCTTTAAGTCTATTTGTACGATATTTCATCCATTTCGCTTTGTAGACCCGCATATGCGACCCCATTTGTACGATTAATCATACAAACTGCACTGCGTCTCTGAGAGTCGCTCGCCAAAACGATTCTCCTAGGGGGATCAACAGCCATGCATAACAAAACCCGACATCGCTGCGATGTCGGGTTTGTTTTTGTTTTTGTTTATTCGAACCGCGCCAGGAAGTAGTTCTTCTTCCCGCGGCGAATGACCAGGTATTTGCCGTGCAAGCGCTGATCCTTCGTAATGACGGTTTCGCTGCCGGACTGCTTCTGGCCGTTGATGGAAACGGCGCCGCCATCGATATCCTGCTTCGCTTGGCGCTTGGAAGGCGCTGCGCCGACCTCGACCAGCAGGTTCATCAGGCTGACTTCCTCTTGATCCGCGGCGAACACGGTCGTCGGCATATCCTGCAGCGCTTCGATCAGCTCGTCTTCGCTGAGCTGCACGAATTCGCCGGAGAACAGCGCCTGCGTAATTTTCTCCGCTGTAACGACCGCAGCCTCGCCATGCACCAGCTTCGTGACTTCGCGTGCCAGCTCGCGCTGCGCGGCGCGGCGCTCCGGATGCTGCTGAAGCTCGGTTTCGAGCGCTTCGATCTCCTCTTTGGACAAGAAGGTGAAGTATTTGAGGAACTTCACGGCGTCGTTATCGTCGGTGTTGATCCAGAATTGGTAGAACTGGTACACGGACGTTTTGTTCCGGTCCAGCCAAACCGCGCCGGATTCGGTCTTGCCGAACTTTTTGCCGTCGCTCTTCGTGACGAGCGGCATCGTCATGCCGAAGGCGCCGCTGCCGCCCATTTTGCCGATCAATTCAAGACCGGCCGTAATGTTGCCCCATTGGTCGCTGCCGCCGATTTGCAGGGAGCAGTTGTGGTCTTGGTGGAGTCTGTAGAAATCGTACGCTTGCAAAATCATGTAGCTGAACTCCGTGAACGAAATGCCGTTCGCCAGGCGAGAGTCGACGGAATCTTTAGCCAGCATGTAATTGACGGTAAAGTTTTTGCCGATGTCGCGCAGGAACGTGATGACGTCCAGCGGCGCGATCCAGTCGTAGTTGCTCGCCAGCTTGGCGGCATTGCCTTCGCGATCGAAATCGAGGAAGCGGGAGAGCTGGTTCTTCAGTTTGTTCGACCATTCCGCTACCGTATCCGTCGTATTGAGCGAGCGCTCGGTGGAGCGGCCGCTCGGATCGCCGATCAAGCCGGTTCCCCCGCCGACGAGGGCGACCGGGATGTGTCCCGCTTGCTGGAAGCGCCGCAGGCACAGCACCGGAAGAAGATGGCCGATATGAAGGCTGTCGGCCGTCGGGTCGAATCCGCTGTACAGCGTGACGCTCTCTTCTTG
It includes:
- a CDS encoding extracellular solute-binding protein; the protein is MKILFYGWGMDQSLASFETVCRHYAETRELAEMEISYVNILDLDENMDYRREIGNECDLIAMVPSDFDYFCRHGYLADLTPFIGESFNRLFIDGLEELVTYDGKHMAIPTFTGVMGIIYNKDWFRKAGIPFPAPGWSWDDFMEAALRFRSLCKEPEQYPVQIAFTLDILESVVLSKGGRYVSADGKSVSGYMDSPETAAAIDWVHRLISEELLSPYSQSVLRESFEQGNIGMMVTWLYDIPQHQLDQAGVIGMPVIRGGNPAALPLPKMIGVSSASQDPERAYRLLEYLTCTENEFTGQQIDGQVYSLKHAAAPSENPVKAFIREELRYAKAGTYLKIADWYGGLYDRELERILEGKPAREALQALAATVALRYIIQ
- the tyrS gene encoding tyrosine--tRNA ligase; the protein is MANETVKSTFDLVDDLEYRGLIHQLTDVENFRKKLQEESVTLYSGFDPTADSLHIGHLLPVLCLRRFQQAGHIPVALVGGGTGLIGDPSGRSTERSLNTTDTVAEWSNKLKNQLSRFLDFDREGNAAKLASNYDWIAPLDVITFLRDIGKNFTVNYMLAKDSVDSRLANGISFTEFSYMILQAYDFYRLHQDHNCSLQIGGSDQWGNITAGLELIGKMGGSGAFGMTMPLVTKSDGKKFGKTESGAVWLDRNKTSVYQFYQFWINTDDNDAVKFLKYFTFLSKEEIEALETELQQHPERRAAQRELAREVTKLVHGEAAVVTAEKITQALFSGEFVQLSEDELIEALQDMPTTVFAADQEEVSLMNLLVEVGAAPSKRQAKQDIDGGAVSINGQKQSGSETVITKDQRLHGKYLVIRRGKKNYFLARFE
- a CDS encoding SDR family NAD(P)-dependent oxidoreductase; its protein translation is MSSWNGKVVIVTGGGSGIGRAVCHRFAREGAAVIAVDRHAESGEAVAAEIAEAGSMAAAMQADVSSEADVKRVVASTLEVYGRIDVLVNNAAVCPQMRITDMSLQGWNEVIANNLTSVFLFCREVLPVMAQNGGGAVVNVSSVHALATLDGYSAYAASKGGIVSLTRAVALDYAKQKIRVNAVLPGAVHTPMLERSIKSLDTPREEIMKQWNEAQPIGRVGEADEIASVVLFAASPDNSFMTGAVLVADGGMTIDL
- a CDS encoding DUF805 domain-containing protein; this encodes MDWYLKVLNNYVGFDGRARRKEYWMFVLFNILISFVLSLLARLLGMSWLSSIYSLAVLLPSIAVSVRRLHDTGRSGWWFLINFIPIIGFIVFLVFMCLEGDPGMNRYGPNPKEFAP
- a CDS encoding mandelate racemase/muconate lactonizing enzyme family protein: MKITDIRTYILGNPWKNWLFVLVDTDENITGLGEGTLNGFAKTVEAAIHELKHLVIGRDPFDVETISLRLFRDVYSDGGQIQGSALAAIETACWDIMGKATNQPLYKLLGGSCHDKLRAYANGWYRGPNTPENFFEKAKIVVDKGYTALKFDPFGAAWRTVSRQDFAAAIENIAAVREAVGPDVDILIEGHNRFSVSTALQFADAMLKYEPTWFEAPVPPHLITSMVEVARRSPVPVACGEDYYSREQFAELLRHDAVHIIQLEPQFLGISASKQICGMVHAHNGVTAPHSAQGPVCSVVCSHLNMATPNFYLHEIFDEFNEPWEEHVLQPALKVQNGYLLPPEGPGLGVELNLAEIDKHPYQVGNWLPLFKQGWEKRETVK
- a CDS encoding SMP-30/gluconolactonase/LRE family protein yields the protein MQQSQAQSSREQQHSRKAELVLDAKATLGEGPHWHAEQKKLYWVDIIGGSFHRFDPAAGTNETFRVGKSVGAVVCDAADGEAVILATRDGFERYHCVTGELTPIADPEAHLQDNRFNDGKCDSAGRFWAGTMQDVEEVVTGSFYVLDNDLSCRKVHGDVGVSNGLAWSLDETVLYYIDSMKQTVTAFDYDREAGTIGNPRLAIDFQPEEGLPDGMTIDSEGMLWIAHWDGWQVSRWNPETGEKLDSIYVPVAKASSCIFGGEALDTLYITTASVGLTEETRGAEPHAGSLFACKPGVTGTPTHLFRSDKSFT